The following proteins are encoded in a genomic region of Nitratireductor sp. GISD-1A_MAKvit:
- a CDS encoding extensin family protein, whose amino-acid sequence MIHVSIPVSPVTSAIAALIVCFPLSISDSSAAEGSSRPDISLPRTGPVPAARGTPQRRELSVVVPIPASRPDIEGETDQTQPPEATRPDDLPEDEVACRKKLADLGVFHEEGPPATDSIGCHLPYPVVVDHMASEIPLTREAKLNCPTALTLARFFTEQVPELAQKHLGQPIRAVEHASAYVCRTRHSSGKLSEHAFGNALDIGAFILADGTKLTVTEKSDPKSNSAKFLDAFRAAACGPFKTVLGPGSDEDHADHFHLDLRKRRNDYTYCR is encoded by the coding sequence ATGATTCATGTTTCAATCCCAGTCTCCCCGGTCACCAGCGCCATTGCTGCGCTGATTGTGTGTTTTCCGTTGTCGATAAGCGACAGCAGTGCAGCCGAAGGCAGCTCCCGGCCGGACATATCTCTGCCCCGAACCGGCCCGGTTCCTGCCGCGCGCGGAACGCCGCAGAGACGGGAACTCTCAGTTGTCGTACCGATCCCCGCGTCCCGGCCGGACATCGAGGGGGAAACGGACCAGACGCAGCCCCCGGAGGCGACCAGGCCCGACGACCTTCCTGAAGACGAGGTCGCCTGTCGGAAAAAACTTGCCGACCTGGGTGTTTTTCACGAGGAAGGTCCACCTGCCACGGACTCGATAGGCTGCCATCTACCGTATCCAGTGGTAGTCGACCACATGGCCAGCGAGATTCCCCTGACACGTGAAGCGAAACTCAACTGTCCCACAGCGCTCACGCTTGCCCGATTTTTCACCGAGCAGGTACCAGAGCTCGCGCAAAAGCACCTTGGTCAGCCAATTCGCGCCGTGGAACACGCGTCCGCCTATGTTTGTCGCACCCGTCATTCGAGCGGAAAACTCTCTGAGCACGCTTTTGGCAACGCATTGGATATCGGCGCCTTTATTCTTGCAGACGGCACGAAGCTCACCGTGACCGAAAAAAGCGACCCCAAAAGCAACAGCGCAAAATTCCTCGACGCCTTCCGTGCCGCGGCCTGCGGTCCCTTCAAGACCGTATTGGGGCCGGGCTCCGACGAGGATCATGCAGATCACTTCCATCTCGATCTCAGAAAACGTCGAAACGACTACACCTATTGCAGATGA
- a CDS encoding DUF3775 domain-containing protein produces the protein MQKPADREWDLSIDPETVRLLALKARAISAAMKSDYDGGHEHEVEIDGEAGDRHQHDGLVEEEEEDLTEEEFRELISDLNVDEKAELIALAWVGRGDFELKEWTVAVEDAREFGANRIATYLLGMPMLGDWLDEGLDALGTS, from the coding sequence CAGAGACCGTGCGTCTTCTGGCACTGAAAGCGCGTGCAATCAGCGCGGCGATGAAATCCGATTATGATGGCGGGCACGAACACGAGGTCGAGATCGACGGCGAGGCAGGTGACCGGCATCAACATGACGGACTTGTGGAAGAGGAAGAAGAAGATCTCACGGAGGAGGAATTTCGCGAGCTGATCAGCGATCTCAATGTGGACGAAAAGGCAGAATTGATAGCCCTCGCCTGGGTCGGGCGGGGAGATTTCGAGCTGAAAGAGTGGACTGTTGCCGTGGAAGACGCGAGGGAGTTCGGGGCAAACCGCATCGCGACCTATCTGCTCGGAATGCCTATGCTGGGGGACTGGCTCGACGAAGGCCTGGATGCCCTGGGAACGTCTTGA